In one Carassius carassius chromosome 48, fCarCar2.1, whole genome shotgun sequence genomic region, the following are encoded:
- the LOC132131810 gene encoding interferon-induced very large GTPase 1-like isoform X2: protein MLSCMDQSMKIVLFGNSVAVQFQHDNVLLGQMQPTIDNLAISKTVPLQMKKSGCHVSVINLIGLHETDLNLDPLTDHIMNENEIIAFIFVVRLGQLTDSDKVGIEWLQRVFGDRVLQFAMILFTYESEEESDSIIDDLKKNSALERLIEKCGGRYHTCSKNMNNQSEMRDLMNRIEQLFTENKQQCYTSEMYNTALRERGDMQNRTDQPTLIGKSMDFTWTTETRETHEGIKEKYSLDQNRYERRKEIEHLYHRLHLDDKHPCNLRAEDVLQLTTHSLHSYESCAEKDVIQTFLQKLLMMNYRTRHIKTTDTQHEGQQRNNDLLEDKREADIFREMSLIPEETNRSDAIHPMDVQMAVFHCADSFLKQLMVTKLSQCQYALPLLVPDPFTQEIEFPLWTFRQINKSWKMKDSKNEIISQIQPIWKAETPMVSFFRFGSSSSSKSQLMNSLINERHNTFFHRNCPGSSSTRVLMDGVVEITWYCPSGKDTDKFTQCIAFCNLHGDAGDNEKQLKILTEMASVNVVILPRLDKSDRCAAQMQNLYKGRKPLICLFTEDMSSVFEMRNGKYKIGLKNRNQSDVSEELTQAINECLLFSSSESSSVFRLKDVSKHPNIRKDEDLDNDCRRGKEAAQQMMGLLKKKDLTEIKESFLPCQGKLWHQWCEKNKELHRSQGNEMDLEIKQKQDMKKIREQQHVLDIGEFMKLFITEINSQSPNEKIFFLKWLAILLDEYTSVDLSALHYKYDEKWSNVLKLKENNDRSEQQIAANLTKEQIELDKISKELQAATFGLEHILREIGQIYESCKSVNKNKEGLPCDHSSLPGLAAEMMISGFPLELMDGDAAHVPVVWVTAVLHELIKKLGDQRVFVLSVLGIQSSGKSTMLNAMFGLQFAVSAGRCTRGAFMQLVRVSEEMKIKEQLKFDYILVVDTEGLRALELSGRSTRHQDNEMATFVVGLGNLTLINIFGENPSELQDILQIVVQAFMRMKKVRLNPSCMFVHQNVSEVTAGERNMEGRRRLQQTLDEMTKLAAKDEVFDAECFNDVITFDIQKDVKYFAQLWEGSPPMAPPNPSYCENIQELKKTFLSHASKSVGLQLTHLKGRINDLWEALLNERFVFSFRNALEIATYRKLETEYSKWSWSLRRTMLDIENRLYISIENETIDEVSGSDLHGKLEVKSREVENSMSDFFEKDKDKDILIQWKVSFHIKIKDLRENTVRETARKLNEILQQRDMKKRIDAQRTCRENDLLEKSKELAIKLKDKANDETILKKEFDTFWKECVKKITAKTPQIKNIDVLNDMKQLLSNYESVPVNDWKKSRDIFSVQRYSDYVQKLRGVTGDTVRSAKLKFEVETQIRVLVNDIAQHADKMIMSYNISKTGYNKTYIQELADHIKARVVDYEQGSRNFMFTKEFYMDLVMSICKRVNKVITDQHRKFREANDPVLYFKQKSKEYFSIFQKYCQGATSAAIFGEIICQKLKEPIQQSVYKDTARDMTNEIKTNCESLNGNRSKLEKHILKTLAEQENFVKYMNYFNHPRDHLKSFVRDEVNQYISDKFEDSVRPKLEENIKLLQQKIMEAAHRATTLVNTTGGDVQKWLNDFARQLSDVLIFSVKDLSGVSHEGVDDFNLLEDVISKLLGSVSSEIQHKLSTETFPENLEHKDRPDEILIDHLCQCCWVQCPFCAATCTNTVENHSGAHSVPFHRVDGLTGSCYDETECLSADFCTSLVRTSKMFYTGQWFLFREYRKAGDVYAEWNITPDFSELPYWKWFVYRFQEDLKNHFEKSFHMWDVFSYEWSGYSKEQAIESLDQYI, encoded by the exons ATGCTCAGCTGTATGG ATCAGAGTATGAAAATTGTGTTGTTTGGAAATTCTGTCGCAGTCCAGTTTCAACACGACAATGTTCTACTTGGACAAATGCAGCCAACTATTGACAATCTAGCAATATCTAAGACCGTTCCCTTGCAGATGAAGAAATCAGGATGCCACGTCTCAGTTATTAACCTGATTGGCTTACATGAAACTGATCTTAATCTGGATCCTCTCACTGATCacataatgaatgaaaatgaaatcattgctTTCATCTTTGTTGTGCGACTGGGCCAGTTAACAGATTCTGATAAGGTGGGTATTGAGTGGCTTCAGAGAGTATTTGGTGACCGAGTTCTTCAGTTCGCGATGATTCTCTTCACCTATGAGAGCGAGGAAGAGTCTGACTCTATAATCGATGACCTGAAGAAAAACTCTGCTCTGGAGCGGCTGATTGAGAAGTGTGGTGGAAGATATCACACCTGTAGCAAGAACATGAACAACCAATCAGAGATGAGAGACCTGATGAACAGGATTGAGCAACTGTTTACTGAGAATAAACAGCAGTGTTACACTAGTGAAATGTACAACACTGCGTTAAGAGAAAgaggagacatgcaaaacaggACAG ACCAACCGACACTTATTGGAAAGAGTATGGACTTCACCTGGACCACAGAGACAAGAGAGACACATGAG GGAATCAAAGAGAAGTATTCTTTAGATCAAAACAGAtatgaaagaaggaaagaaatagAGCATCTATATCACAGACTTCATCTTGATGACAAGCACCCCTGCAATCTAAGAGCGGAAGATGTTCTTCAACTAACAACACATTCATTGCATTCCTACGAGTCTTGTGCTGAGAAGGACGTGATTCAGACTTTCCTACAAAAACTACTGATGATGAACTACAGAACAAGACACATTAAAACTACAGACACCCAGCATGAAGGACAACAAAGAAACAATGACTTACTTGAAGATAAGAGGGAGGCTGATATTTTCAGAGAAATGTCTTTGATTCCAGAAGAAACCAACAGGAGTGATGCTATTCACCCAATGGATGTTCAGATGGCCGTATTTCATTGTGCAGATAGTTTCCTGAAGCAGCTGATGGTGACTAAACTGTCTCAGTGTCAGTACGCTCTGCCTCTTCTTGTTCCTGATCCATTCACACAAGAAATTGAGTTTCCTCTTTGGACATTCAGACAAATCAACAAGAGCTGGAAGATGAAAGACAGCAAAAATGAAATAATCAGTCAAATCCAGCCAATCTGGAAGGCAGAAACGCCTATGGTGTCTTTCTTCAGGTTCGGCTCATCGTCCTCATCCAAATCTCAGCTGATGAACAGTCTGATCAATGAGAGACACAACACGTTCTTCCACAGGAACTGCCCAGGCAGCAGCAGCACCAGAGTCCTGATGGATGGAGTGGTGGAGATCACCTGGTACTGCCCCTCTGGGAAAGACACAGATAAGTTTACTCAATGTATTGCATTCTGTAACCTTCACGGTGATGCAGGAGacaatgagaaacagctgaagatcCTCACTGAAATGGCCTCAGTCAATGTTGTTATTCTACCACGACTCGACAAGAGTGACAGATGTGCAGCACAGATGCAAAACCTGTACAAGGGCAGAAAGCCACTTATTTGTCTTTTTACTGAGGATATGTCTAGTGTATTTGAAATGAGGAATGGGAAATACAAAATTGGACTGAAAAACAGAAATCAGTCAGATGTATCTGAAGAACTCACACAAGCTATAAATGAATGCCTCTTGTTCTCATCTTCAGAATCATCATCTGTTTTTAGGCTTAAAGACGTGTCCAAGCACCCAAATATCAGAAAAGATGAGGATCTTGACAATGACTGCAGAAGAGGGAAAGAAGCAGCCCAGCAGATGATgggtttactgaagaaaaaagatCTGACGGAAATCAAAGAATCATTTCTGCCCTGTCAGGGGAAACTGTGGCATCAGTGGTGCGAAAAGAACAAAGAACTACATCGATCTCAGGGCAATGAAATGGACTtggaaataaaacagaaacaagacATGAAGAAAATCCGTGAACAGCAGCATGTGTTGGACATTGGTGAGTTCATGAAGTTGtttattacagaaattaattcacAATCTCCAAATGAGAAGATATTTTTTCTCAAATGGCTCGCAATCCTACTGGATGAATACACCTCAGTTGACCTTTCTGCTCTACATTACAAGTATGATGAAAAATGGTCAAATGTCTTAAAACTGAAAGAGAATAATGACAGATCTGAGCAGCAGATTGCAGCAAATTTGACCAAGGAACAAATAGAACTGGATAAGATTTCAAAAGAACTTCAAGCTGCAACCTTTGGCTTGGAGCACATCTTAAGGGAGATCGGTCAGATCTATGAATCGTGTAAATCAGTGAATAAGAACAAGGAAGGCCTGCCGTGTGATCATTCTTCTCTCCCGGGTCTTGCTGCAGAGATGATGATCTCTGGATTTCCACTGGAGCTGATGGATGGAGATGCTGCTCATGTTCCTGTGGTCTGGGTTACTGCTGTTCTACATGAACTCATCAAGAAACTGGGAGACCAGAGAGTCTTTGTGCTGTCGGTTTTAGGGATTCAGAGCTCTGGGAAATCCACTATGCTGAACGCCATGTTTGGACTCCAGTTTGCCGTCAGTGCTGGCAGATGCACCAGAGGAGCTTTCATGCAGCTGGTCAGAGTTTCAGAGGAGATGAAGATAAAAGAACAGCTGAAGTTTGACTATATTCTGGTTGTTGATACTGAGGGGCTTCGCGCTCTAGAActctctggaaggtcaacaagaCATCAGGACAATGAAATGGCCACATTTGTTGTCGGTCTTGGTAATTTGACATTGATTAACATCTTTGGGGAAAACCCATCAGAGCTGCAGGACATTCTTCAGATCGTCGTTCAGGCCTTCATGAGGATGAAGAAGGTCAGATTGAATCCCAGCTGCATGTTTGTTCATCAGAATGTTTCAGAAGTCACAGCCGGAGAGAGAAACATGGAGGGAAGGAGACGACTGCAGCAGACGCTGGATGAAATGACAAAACTCGCTGCTAAAGATGAAGTCTTTGATGCAGAATGTTTCAATGATGTCATTACTTTTGACATACAGAAGGACGTGAAATATTTTGCACAGCTTTGGGAGGGCAGTCCACCAATGGCACCACCAAACCCATCATACTGTGAAAACATCCAAGAGCTGAAGAAAACGTTTTTAAGCCATGCCTCAAAATCCGTTGGTTTACAGCTGACACACCTAAAAGGTCGCATAAATGATCTTTGGGAGGCTTTATTAAATGAACGATTCGTGTTCAGCTTCAGAAATGCTCTTGAAATCGCAACATACCGAAAGCTGGAGACCGAATACAGCAAGTGGTCCTGGAGTCTCCGCAGAACCATGCTGGATATAGAGAACAGACTCTACATCAGTATAGAAAACGAAACAATTGATGAGGTTTCAGGAAGTGATCTTCATGGAAAACTGGAAGTGAAAAGCAGAGAAGTAGAAAATTCCATGTCAGATTTCTTTGAGAAAGACAAAGATAAAGATATATTGATACAGTGGAAAGTGTCATTTCATATCAAAATCAAAGATCTCCGGGAAAATACTGTGAGAGAAACAGCAAGGAAATTAAATGAGATTCTTCAGCAGCGAGATATGAAGAAAAGGATTGATGCTCAGAGGACATGTCGTGAAAACGATCTTTTGGAAAAGAGCAAAGAACTTGCGATAAAACTCAAAGACAAAGCAAATGATGAAACGATCTTGAAAAAAGAGTTTGATACCTTTTGGAAAGAGTGTGTTAAAAAGATTACTGCCAAAACTCCTCAAATCAAAAACATTGATGTATTAAATGACATGAAACAACTCCTTAGTAACTATGAAAGTGTCCCTGTAAATGACTGGAAGAAGAGCAGGGATATTTTCTCTGTGCAACGTTATTCAGATTATGTACAGAAACTCAGAGGAGTTACAGGAGATACCGTCAGATCAGCTAAACTGAAGTTTGAGGTTGAGACCCAAATTAGAGTCTTAGTCAATGACATTGCTCAACACGCAGACAAAATGATCATGTCATATAACATTTCAAAGACGGGTTACAACAAAACCTACATTCAGGAACTTGCTGATCATATCAAAGCCAGAGTAGTAGATTATGAGCAAGGTTCCAGGAACTTTATGTTCACAAAGGAATTTTACATGGATTTGGTCATGTCAATCTGTAAGAGAGTAAACAAGGTAATTACTGACCAACACAGAAAGTTCAGGGAAGCCAACGATCCTGTTTTATACTTTAAACAGAAGAGCAAAGAGTACTTTAGCATTTTCCAGAAATACTGTCAAGGTGCGACATCGGCTGCTATTTTTGGGGAGATCATCTGTCAGAAACTGAAAGAGCCCATTCAACAGAGTGTCTACAAAGATACTGCTAGAGATATGActaatgaaattaaaacaaactgtgaATCGTTAAATGGAAACAGATCTAAACTAGAGAAACACATCCTAAAGACTCTGGCAGAACAGGAGAATTTTGTCAAATATATGAACTACTTTAATCATCCCAGAGACCACTTAAAAAGTTTTGTCAGAGATGAAGTCAATCAGTACATCTCTGATAAGTTTGAAGACAGCGTTCGCCCCAAATTGGAGGAGAACATTAAACTCCTACAGCAGAAGATCATGGAAGCGGCTCATAGAGCGACTACACTGGTCAACACGACCGGCGGAGATGTTCAGAAGTGGCTGAATGATTTTGCTAGGCAGCTCTCAGATGTGCTGATATTCTCTGTAAAGGACCTTAGTGGAGTGAGTCATGAAGGTGTTGATGATTTCAACCTACTAGAAGATGTAATAAGCAAACTACTTGGTTCAGTATCATCTGAAATACAACATAAATTGAGCACGGAGACATTTCCAGAAAATTTGGAACATAAAGACAGACCAGATGAGATTCTGATTGATCATCTCTGTCAATGCTGTTGGGTTCAGTGTCCGTTCTGTGCAGCCACCTGCACCAACACTGTAGAAAACCATTCTGGAGCTCACAGCGTTCCTTTCCATCGAGTCGATGGACTTACTGGTAGCTGTTATGATGAAACAGAATGTCTCAGTGCAGATTTTTGCACAAGTTTAGTGAGAACTAGTAAAATGTTCTATACAGGTCAGTGGTTTCTGTTCAGAGAGTACAGAAAAGCAGGAGATGTTTATGCAGAGTGGAACATCACTCCGGACTTCTCTGAGCTGCCGTACTGGAAGTGGTTTGTGTACAGATTTCAGGAAGATCTGAAAAACCACTTTGAGAAATCATTCCACATGTGGGACGTGTTTTCATATGAATGGAGCGGATACTCAAAAGAGCAAGCTATCGAGAGTTTGGATCAATACATCTAA
- the LOC132131810 gene encoding interferon-induced very large GTPase 1-like isoform X1 has product MLSCMGKKTTSDILHCCMRLDLTLQCIDDESENGSSVLILDQSMKIVLFGNSVAVQFQHDNVLLGQMQPTIDNLAISKTVPLQMKKSGCHVSVINLIGLHETDLNLDPLTDHIMNENEIIAFIFVVRLGQLTDSDKVGIEWLQRVFGDRVLQFAMILFTYESEEESDSIIDDLKKNSALERLIEKCGGRYHTCSKNMNNQSEMRDLMNRIEQLFTENKQQCYTSEMYNTALRERGDMQNRTDQPTLIGKSMDFTWTTETRETHEGIKEKYSLDQNRYERRKEIEHLYHRLHLDDKHPCNLRAEDVLQLTTHSLHSYESCAEKDVIQTFLQKLLMMNYRTRHIKTTDTQHEGQQRNNDLLEDKREADIFREMSLIPEETNRSDAIHPMDVQMAVFHCADSFLKQLMVTKLSQCQYALPLLVPDPFTQEIEFPLWTFRQINKSWKMKDSKNEIISQIQPIWKAETPMVSFFRFGSSSSSKSQLMNSLINERHNTFFHRNCPGSSSTRVLMDGVVEITWYCPSGKDTDKFTQCIAFCNLHGDAGDNEKQLKILTEMASVNVVILPRLDKSDRCAAQMQNLYKGRKPLICLFTEDMSSVFEMRNGKYKIGLKNRNQSDVSEELTQAINECLLFSSSESSSVFRLKDVSKHPNIRKDEDLDNDCRRGKEAAQQMMGLLKKKDLTEIKESFLPCQGKLWHQWCEKNKELHRSQGNEMDLEIKQKQDMKKIREQQHVLDIGEFMKLFITEINSQSPNEKIFFLKWLAILLDEYTSVDLSALHYKYDEKWSNVLKLKENNDRSEQQIAANLTKEQIELDKISKELQAATFGLEHILREIGQIYESCKSVNKNKEGLPCDHSSLPGLAAEMMISGFPLELMDGDAAHVPVVWVTAVLHELIKKLGDQRVFVLSVLGIQSSGKSTMLNAMFGLQFAVSAGRCTRGAFMQLVRVSEEMKIKEQLKFDYILVVDTEGLRALELSGRSTRHQDNEMATFVVGLGNLTLINIFGENPSELQDILQIVVQAFMRMKKVRLNPSCMFVHQNVSEVTAGERNMEGRRRLQQTLDEMTKLAAKDEVFDAECFNDVITFDIQKDVKYFAQLWEGSPPMAPPNPSYCENIQELKKTFLSHASKSVGLQLTHLKGRINDLWEALLNERFVFSFRNALEIATYRKLETEYSKWSWSLRRTMLDIENRLYISIENETIDEVSGSDLHGKLEVKSREVENSMSDFFEKDKDKDILIQWKVSFHIKIKDLRENTVRETARKLNEILQQRDMKKRIDAQRTCRENDLLEKSKELAIKLKDKANDETILKKEFDTFWKECVKKITAKTPQIKNIDVLNDMKQLLSNYESVPVNDWKKSRDIFSVQRYSDYVQKLRGVTGDTVRSAKLKFEVETQIRVLVNDIAQHADKMIMSYNISKTGYNKTYIQELADHIKARVVDYEQGSRNFMFTKEFYMDLVMSICKRVNKVITDQHRKFREANDPVLYFKQKSKEYFSIFQKYCQGATSAAIFGEIICQKLKEPIQQSVYKDTARDMTNEIKTNCESLNGNRSKLEKHILKTLAEQENFVKYMNYFNHPRDHLKSFVRDEVNQYISDKFEDSVRPKLEENIKLLQQKIMEAAHRATTLVNTTGGDVQKWLNDFARQLSDVLIFSVKDLSGVSHEGVDDFNLLEDVISKLLGSVSSEIQHKLSTETFPENLEHKDRPDEILIDHLCQCCWVQCPFCAATCTNTVENHSGAHSVPFHRVDGLTGSCYDETECLSADFCTSLVRTSKMFYTGQWFLFREYRKAGDVYAEWNITPDFSELPYWKWFVYRFQEDLKNHFEKSFHMWDVFSYEWSGYSKEQAIESLDQYI; this is encoded by the exons ATGCTCAGCTGTATGGGTAAGAAAACAACATCTGATATTTTGCATTGCTGTATGAGACTTGATCTTACGTTGCAGTGTATTGATGATGAATCTGAGAATGGCTCTTCTGTGTTAATTCTAGATCAGAGTATGAAAATTGTGTTGTTTGGAAATTCTGTCGCAGTCCAGTTTCAACACGACAATGTTCTACTTGGACAAATGCAGCCAACTATTGACAATCTAGCAATATCTAAGACCGTTCCCTTGCAGATGAAGAAATCAGGATGCCACGTCTCAGTTATTAACCTGATTGGCTTACATGAAACTGATCTTAATCTGGATCCTCTCACTGATCacataatgaatgaaaatgaaatcattgctTTCATCTTTGTTGTGCGACTGGGCCAGTTAACAGATTCTGATAAGGTGGGTATTGAGTGGCTTCAGAGAGTATTTGGTGACCGAGTTCTTCAGTTCGCGATGATTCTCTTCACCTATGAGAGCGAGGAAGAGTCTGACTCTATAATCGATGACCTGAAGAAAAACTCTGCTCTGGAGCGGCTGATTGAGAAGTGTGGTGGAAGATATCACACCTGTAGCAAGAACATGAACAACCAATCAGAGATGAGAGACCTGATGAACAGGATTGAGCAACTGTTTACTGAGAATAAACAGCAGTGTTACACTAGTGAAATGTACAACACTGCGTTAAGAGAAAgaggagacatgcaaaacaggACAG ACCAACCGACACTTATTGGAAAGAGTATGGACTTCACCTGGACCACAGAGACAAGAGAGACACATGAG GGAATCAAAGAGAAGTATTCTTTAGATCAAAACAGAtatgaaagaaggaaagaaatagAGCATCTATATCACAGACTTCATCTTGATGACAAGCACCCCTGCAATCTAAGAGCGGAAGATGTTCTTCAACTAACAACACATTCATTGCATTCCTACGAGTCTTGTGCTGAGAAGGACGTGATTCAGACTTTCCTACAAAAACTACTGATGATGAACTACAGAACAAGACACATTAAAACTACAGACACCCAGCATGAAGGACAACAAAGAAACAATGACTTACTTGAAGATAAGAGGGAGGCTGATATTTTCAGAGAAATGTCTTTGATTCCAGAAGAAACCAACAGGAGTGATGCTATTCACCCAATGGATGTTCAGATGGCCGTATTTCATTGTGCAGATAGTTTCCTGAAGCAGCTGATGGTGACTAAACTGTCTCAGTGTCAGTACGCTCTGCCTCTTCTTGTTCCTGATCCATTCACACAAGAAATTGAGTTTCCTCTTTGGACATTCAGACAAATCAACAAGAGCTGGAAGATGAAAGACAGCAAAAATGAAATAATCAGTCAAATCCAGCCAATCTGGAAGGCAGAAACGCCTATGGTGTCTTTCTTCAGGTTCGGCTCATCGTCCTCATCCAAATCTCAGCTGATGAACAGTCTGATCAATGAGAGACACAACACGTTCTTCCACAGGAACTGCCCAGGCAGCAGCAGCACCAGAGTCCTGATGGATGGAGTGGTGGAGATCACCTGGTACTGCCCCTCTGGGAAAGACACAGATAAGTTTACTCAATGTATTGCATTCTGTAACCTTCACGGTGATGCAGGAGacaatgagaaacagctgaagatcCTCACTGAAATGGCCTCAGTCAATGTTGTTATTCTACCACGACTCGACAAGAGTGACAGATGTGCAGCACAGATGCAAAACCTGTACAAGGGCAGAAAGCCACTTATTTGTCTTTTTACTGAGGATATGTCTAGTGTATTTGAAATGAGGAATGGGAAATACAAAATTGGACTGAAAAACAGAAATCAGTCAGATGTATCTGAAGAACTCACACAAGCTATAAATGAATGCCTCTTGTTCTCATCTTCAGAATCATCATCTGTTTTTAGGCTTAAAGACGTGTCCAAGCACCCAAATATCAGAAAAGATGAGGATCTTGACAATGACTGCAGAAGAGGGAAAGAAGCAGCCCAGCAGATGATgggtttactgaagaaaaaagatCTGACGGAAATCAAAGAATCATTTCTGCCCTGTCAGGGGAAACTGTGGCATCAGTGGTGCGAAAAGAACAAAGAACTACATCGATCTCAGGGCAATGAAATGGACTtggaaataaaacagaaacaagacATGAAGAAAATCCGTGAACAGCAGCATGTGTTGGACATTGGTGAGTTCATGAAGTTGtttattacagaaattaattcacAATCTCCAAATGAGAAGATATTTTTTCTCAAATGGCTCGCAATCCTACTGGATGAATACACCTCAGTTGACCTTTCTGCTCTACATTACAAGTATGATGAAAAATGGTCAAATGTCTTAAAACTGAAAGAGAATAATGACAGATCTGAGCAGCAGATTGCAGCAAATTTGACCAAGGAACAAATAGAACTGGATAAGATTTCAAAAGAACTTCAAGCTGCAACCTTTGGCTTGGAGCACATCTTAAGGGAGATCGGTCAGATCTATGAATCGTGTAAATCAGTGAATAAGAACAAGGAAGGCCTGCCGTGTGATCATTCTTCTCTCCCGGGTCTTGCTGCAGAGATGATGATCTCTGGATTTCCACTGGAGCTGATGGATGGAGATGCTGCTCATGTTCCTGTGGTCTGGGTTACTGCTGTTCTACATGAACTCATCAAGAAACTGGGAGACCAGAGAGTCTTTGTGCTGTCGGTTTTAGGGATTCAGAGCTCTGGGAAATCCACTATGCTGAACGCCATGTTTGGACTCCAGTTTGCCGTCAGTGCTGGCAGATGCACCAGAGGAGCTTTCATGCAGCTGGTCAGAGTTTCAGAGGAGATGAAGATAAAAGAACAGCTGAAGTTTGACTATATTCTGGTTGTTGATACTGAGGGGCTTCGCGCTCTAGAActctctggaaggtcaacaagaCATCAGGACAATGAAATGGCCACATTTGTTGTCGGTCTTGGTAATTTGACATTGATTAACATCTTTGGGGAAAACCCATCAGAGCTGCAGGACATTCTTCAGATCGTCGTTCAGGCCTTCATGAGGATGAAGAAGGTCAGATTGAATCCCAGCTGCATGTTTGTTCATCAGAATGTTTCAGAAGTCACAGCCGGAGAGAGAAACATGGAGGGAAGGAGACGACTGCAGCAGACGCTGGATGAAATGACAAAACTCGCTGCTAAAGATGAAGTCTTTGATGCAGAATGTTTCAATGATGTCATTACTTTTGACATACAGAAGGACGTGAAATATTTTGCACAGCTTTGGGAGGGCAGTCCACCAATGGCACCACCAAACCCATCATACTGTGAAAACATCCAAGAGCTGAAGAAAACGTTTTTAAGCCATGCCTCAAAATCCGTTGGTTTACAGCTGACACACCTAAAAGGTCGCATAAATGATCTTTGGGAGGCTTTATTAAATGAACGATTCGTGTTCAGCTTCAGAAATGCTCTTGAAATCGCAACATACCGAAAGCTGGAGACCGAATACAGCAAGTGGTCCTGGAGTCTCCGCAGAACCATGCTGGATATAGAGAACAGACTCTACATCAGTATAGAAAACGAAACAATTGATGAGGTTTCAGGAAGTGATCTTCATGGAAAACTGGAAGTGAAAAGCAGAGAAGTAGAAAATTCCATGTCAGATTTCTTTGAGAAAGACAAAGATAAAGATATATTGATACAGTGGAAAGTGTCATTTCATATCAAAATCAAAGATCTCCGGGAAAATACTGTGAGAGAAACAGCAAGGAAATTAAATGAGATTCTTCAGCAGCGAGATATGAAGAAAAGGATTGATGCTCAGAGGACATGTCGTGAAAACGATCTTTTGGAAAAGAGCAAAGAACTTGCGATAAAACTCAAAGACAAAGCAAATGATGAAACGATCTTGAAAAAAGAGTTTGATACCTTTTGGAAAGAGTGTGTTAAAAAGATTACTGCCAAAACTCCTCAAATCAAAAACATTGATGTATTAAATGACATGAAACAACTCCTTAGTAACTATGAAAGTGTCCCTGTAAATGACTGGAAGAAGAGCAGGGATATTTTCTCTGTGCAACGTTATTCAGATTATGTACAGAAACTCAGAGGAGTTACAGGAGATACCGTCAGATCAGCTAAACTGAAGTTTGAGGTTGAGACCCAAATTAGAGTCTTAGTCAATGACATTGCTCAACACGCAGACAAAATGATCATGTCATATAACATTTCAAAGACGGGTTACAACAAAACCTACATTCAGGAACTTGCTGATCATATCAAAGCCAGAGTAGTAGATTATGAGCAAGGTTCCAGGAACTTTATGTTCACAAAGGAATTTTACATGGATTTGGTCATGTCAATCTGTAAGAGAGTAAACAAGGTAATTACTGACCAACACAGAAAGTTCAGGGAAGCCAACGATCCTGTTTTATACTTTAAACAGAAGAGCAAAGAGTACTTTAGCATTTTCCAGAAATACTGTCAAGGTGCGACATCGGCTGCTATTTTTGGGGAGATCATCTGTCAGAAACTGAAAGAGCCCATTCAACAGAGTGTCTACAAAGATACTGCTAGAGATATGActaatgaaattaaaacaaactgtgaATCGTTAAATGGAAACAGATCTAAACTAGAGAAACACATCCTAAAGACTCTGGCAGAACAGGAGAATTTTGTCAAATATATGAACTACTTTAATCATCCCAGAGACCACTTAAAAAGTTTTGTCAGAGATGAAGTCAATCAGTACATCTCTGATAAGTTTGAAGACAGCGTTCGCCCCAAATTGGAGGAGAACATTAAACTCCTACAGCAGAAGATCATGGAAGCGGCTCATAGAGCGACTACACTGGTCAACACGACCGGCGGAGATGTTCAGAAGTGGCTGAATGATTTTGCTAGGCAGCTCTCAGATGTGCTGATATTCTCTGTAAAGGACCTTAGTGGAGTGAGTCATGAAGGTGTTGATGATTTCAACCTACTAGAAGATGTAATAAGCAAACTACTTGGTTCAGTATCATCTGAAATACAACATAAATTGAGCACGGAGACATTTCCAGAAAATTTGGAACATAAAGACAGACCAGATGAGATTCTGATTGATCATCTCTGTCAATGCTGTTGGGTTCAGTGTCCGTTCTGTGCAGCCACCTGCACCAACACTGTAGAAAACCATTCTGGAGCTCACAGCGTTCCTTTCCATCGAGTCGATGGACTTACTGGTAGCTGTTATGATGAAACAGAATGTCTCAGTGCAGATTTTTGCACAAGTTTAGTGAGAACTAGTAAAATGTTCTATACAGGTCAGTGGTTTCTGTTCAGAGAGTACAGAAAAGCAGGAGATGTTTATGCAGAGTGGAACATCACTCCGGACTTCTCTGAGCTGCCGTACTGGAAGTGGTTTGTGTACAGATTTCAGGAAGATCTGAAAAACCACTTTGAGAAATCATTCCACATGTGGGACGTGTTTTCATATGAATGGAGCGGATACTCAAAAGAGCAAGCTATCGAGAGTTTGGATCAATACATCTAA